Proteins encoded together in one Anticarsia gemmatalis isolate Benzon Research Colony breed Stoneville strain chromosome 1, ilAntGemm2 primary, whole genome shotgun sequence window:
- the LOC142979992 gene encoding armadillo repeat-containing protein 3-like — protein MRNRTELLKLNAPKYLLHLLDHPEINIRRFTLKALAQLCELPEGPEHVLKDPQNMMKVALQIVKVEDVFVLEFASLLLSELTLQPRGCTQLYAANILGSLFSRMKNSLDPDVQKNCLQTLSNLLNDPVCATAVTKNPQFSWPSLTALAQSKFLAIQRAALKTIVTLICRYDKNLQKSFRSTTGLFELCEIIESYEFRDVHPQVLDLLRHYVKEEENASFFYETGCVQRLLMYLHMALPQMKPCCLAVLTQMSMNKKGRDALFETEVDLEFCEQLLSSDVALLADAALGVSNMTKLLPSAIRMSNTNIIQALCAILEDDAAVWFNVRINALRALVKLCRIIPKAAFSLVDPKTFAALRSINQNYNDSPIQAQRLSVQVYRNLLNYYMSAKGMLNEDFMLELLGILQRPDITLKMMTCTVFTTMMDRDVAKDLFTSCHGESVISKSLRIDHVGLRTSLCEVIIASVTTEGAEKYLQLGTIHYMVENKRIRYVVNTWEPALKAIFRQNPSAKLAYIGRLDIDDFTTDGFYCLKRLSQRFPTLHEVTTTPALCKNPVIICTFNRPDWMRSEDEHSNESINRRSVKETIPSLRFLNLPDDVDLRDHLLKLKMWLGDSKSYHYKELEEGNFEVTYRDRCDEVSTSLKHKAHLIAEYVTGQMNGLGQRDCSMPCVELHLADLMVELNSPIINIGRIKCGGSLERAILYKILADRLAVPCSLHRATSAHAWCEVAVPDVDADDKDGEENYPAGLLRANYVVDLLMRPGRLLPLGGREARLICGPKTAPPYTTSTISELKTTEVEPITILNPERSAKLLYSPPRIGQKA, from the exons ATGCGTAACCGCACCGAGCTATTGAAGCTGAATGCtccaaaatatttgttacatttattGGATCATCCTGAGATCAATATAAGAAGGTTTACGCTTAAGGCTTTAGCGCAGCTTTGTGAGCTGCCTGAAGGCCCTGAGCATGTGTTGAAAGATCCTCAAAATATGATGAAGGTGGCTCTACAGATTGTTAAG GTAGAAGATGTCTTCGTGTTAGAATTTGCTTCTTTATTACTATCGGAACTGACTTTACAACCTCGGGGATGTACACAGTTGTACGCTGCGAATATCTTGGGCAGTTTGTTCTCTAGAATGAAGAACAGTTTAGATCCTGACGTACAGAAGAATTGTTTACAG ACATTAAGCAACTTATTAAACGACCCTGTATGTGCAACAGCAGTGACTAAAAACCCCCAATTCAGTTGGCCGTCACTTACGGCACTGGCGCAGAGTAAATTCTTAGCTATACAACGCGCCGCCTTGAAGACCATTGTTACATTAATCTGCAGATATGATAAAAACTTACAGAAATCCTTTAGGAGTACAACTGGGTTGTTTGAGCTTTGTGAGATTATTgag TCATACGAATTCCGAGACGTCCACCCGCAAGTCTTGGATCTTCTGCGTCATTACGTGAAAGAAGAAGAAAACGCGTCATTCTTCTATGAGACAGGCTGTGTTCAGAGATTACTCATGTATTTGCATATGGCACTGCCGCAAATGAAGCCGTGCTGCTTGGCAGTACTTACACAAATGTCTATGAATAAGAAAGGGAGAGAT GCACTGTTTGAAACAGAAGTAGACCTAGAGTTTTGTGAGCAACTGCTCAGTTCTGATGTGGCGCTGCTAGCTGATGCTGCTCTCGGTGTTTCTAATATGACCAAGCTCCTGCCTTCAGCCATTCGCATGTCGAATACTAACATAATACAAGCACTATGTG CTATTCTAGAAGACGATGCAGCAGTCTGGTTTAATGTCCGCATCAACGCTCTACGCGCGCTTGTCAAGTTGTGCCGCATTATACCGAAGGCCGCCTTCAGTCTTGTGGATCCCAAGACCTTTGCTGCCCTTAGGAGTATTAATCAGAACT ACAATGACTCTCCGATACAAGCTCAAAGGCTTTCAGTGCAAGTGTACAGAAACTTGCTCAATTACTATATGAGCGCAAAGGGAATGCTCAATGAGGATTTTATGCTAGAACTACTTGGTATACTTCag CGTCCCGATATTACTTTGAAGATGATGACTTGCACAGTGTTCACTACAATGATGGATCGAGACGTCGCCAAAGACTTATTCACGTCATGTCACGGAGAATCA gtGATATCAAAATCATTGCGGATTGATCACGTGGGACTGCGTACATCGTTGTGTGAAGTTATCATTGCAAGCGTTACTACCGAAGGAGCTGAGAAATACCTTCAACTTGGCACCATTCACTA taTGGTAGAAAATAAGAGAATTCGTTACGTGGTGAATACTTGGGAGCCTGCTTTGAAAGCAATCTTCCGACAGAATCCTTCAGCCAAACTGGCTTACATCGGTAGGCTGGATATCGATGATTTTACAACC GATGGTTTCTACTGCCTCAAACGCCTAAGCCAGCGGTTCCCGACGCTACATGAAGTGACAACCACGCCGGCTTTATGCAAGAATCCCGTCATCATTTGCACGTTCAACCGACCAGATTGGATGAGAAGTGAAGATGAGCATT CAAATGAATCCATAAACAGGCGAAGCGTAAAAGAAACTATTCCGAGCTTGCGATTCCTGAACTTACCCGATGACGTAGACTTGAGGGATCATCTCCTTAAACTTAAGATGTGGCTCGGAGATTC GAAATCTTACCATTATAAAGAATTAGAAGAAGGAAATTTCGAAGTCAC TTATCGCGATAGATGTGATGAAGTGTCCACATCTTTGAAGCATAAAGCTCACTTGATTGCCGAGTACGTCACTGGACAAATGAATGGATTAGGTCAGAGGGACTGCTCCATGCCTTGTGTGGAGCTGCATCTAGCTGATTTAATG GTGGAACTTAACTCACCAATAATCAATATAGGGCGGATAAAATGCGGCGGGTCATTGGAGAGAGCTATACTTTACAAGATCTTGGCTGATCGCCTCGCAGTGCCATGCTCTCTGCACCGAGCGACCAGCGCTCATGCCTGGTGCGAGGTCGCTGTACCTGATGTAGATGCA GATGACAAAGATGGCGAAGAAAACTACCCAGCCGGTCTTCTCCGAGCCAACTACGTCGTAGACCTCTTAATGAGGCCAGGCCGTTTACTGCCTCTCGGCGGTCGTGAAGCCCGTCTCATCTGCGGACCAAAGACTGCTCCACCTTACACGACTAGCACCATATCAGAATTGAAAACCACTGAAGTGGAGCCTATAACTATACTGAACCCAGAAAGAAGTGCCAAGTTACTATATAGTCCTCCGCGTATTGGACAGAAAGCTTGA